A single genomic interval of Ischnura elegans chromosome 3, ioIscEleg1.1, whole genome shotgun sequence harbors:
- the LOC124154943 gene encoding putative nuclease HARBI1 yields the protein MDALILQLMAGYRRYIDIRNRRLHLLARMIDIDEALVMRMRRRAARRAWRFVRAQGFWERDVPAWPEDVFQKTFRLCRETFSIICRDLGETLARQDTQMREAIPVRKKVAIALYFLKSGSDYGVVGMTFGVGRSTVSAIVEEFCAAVRRQYHPRIRFPATEEDMRATANQFEYRWDFPGVIGAVDGCHIPIKTPSHEGGDYYNYKGWHSIILLAVVDSAYRFTYVNVGYPGRVNDAGVLRASALWRKLTSGEIPNHYHLVGDGAFPLGQHMLKPFQQPRRPCEELFNYRLSRARMVVENAFGRLKGRWRVLLKAADVEVGKLVSIVNTCCILHNICEANNEPVWPEWIEEANDQFPQPGFENHGDVYLDGVEKRLLLAEQLQ from the exons ATGGACGCCCTTATTCTTCAGTTGATGGCCGGATACCGAAGGTACATCGATATCCGAAACAGACGGCTTCACCTCCTTGCGAGGATGATCGATATCGATGAGGCGCTGGTAATGCGAATGCGGCGGAGGGCTGCGAGAAGGGCGTGGAGGTTTGTGCGCGCCCAAGGTTTTTGGGAGAGAGATGTGCCAGCCTGGCCAGAGGATGTCTTTCAGAAAACTTTTCGGCTGTGCAGGGAAACTTTCAGTATAATATGCAGAGACTTGGGGGAAACTTTGGCCAGGCAGGACACACAGATGAGGGAGGCTATCCCGGTGAGGAAGAAGGTGGCCATAGCCCTCTACTTCCTCAAGTCGGGGTCGGATTATGGGGTGGTGGGCATGACTTTCGGCGTGGGACGGTCTACGGTGTCGGCGATCGTAGAAGAATTTTGTGCCGCCGTCCGCCGGCAGTACCACCCCAGAATTCGGTTCCCGGCGACGGAGGAGGATATGAGGGCCACTGCAAACCAATTCGAATATAGATGGGACTTCCCAGGAGTCATCGGGGCCGTGGATGGGTGCCATATCCCCATTAAGACCCCCTCCCACGAGGGGGGGGACTACTATAATTACAAGGGATGGCACTCCATCATTTTGCTGGCTGTCGTCGACAGTGCATACAG ATTTACCTACGTCAACGTTGGATACCCGGGGAGGGTGAATGATGCTGGAGTCCTGCGTGCCAGTGCACTATGGAGAAAGTTAACCTCAGGGGAAATACCCAATCATTACCATTTGGTTGGTGATGGGGCATTTCCCCTGGGGCAACATATGTTGAAGCCCTTTCAGCAGCCTCGGCGACCATGTGAAGAACTTTTTAACTATAG GTTATCAAGAGCTCGCATGGTCGTCGAGAATGCATTCGGGCGGCTGAAGGGCAGATGGCGGGTCCTCCTGAAAGCTGCCGACGTGGAGGTTGGAAAGCTTGTATCAATAGTGAATACATGCTGCATACTCCACAATATTTGTGAGGCCAATAACGAACCTGTTTGGCCTGAATGGATAGAGGAGGCAAATGACCAGTTCCCTCAACCAGGGTTTGAAAATCATGGTGACGTTTACCTTGATGGGGTAGAGAAGCGGCTGCTGCTGGCAGAACagttgcaataa
- the LOC124156659 gene encoding serine/threonine-protein kinase C-like — MAAGGYPRTASQVRDKLNNLRKRYLELKRSLRSGDSPPEWRHWEALHMLYSSSPAGTPEALVDSLVSSEVATNEEGTGSPRMTSGTSARGMRKRRRRDPAEALWATREDIRAALARMEEREERALVCLEQTAEAVRRGSFVVPHPYPSPPISLPPSSPSVSMPLPSPSVSMPLPSPSVSMPLPSPSVSMPLPSPSVSMPLPSPSVSMPLPSPSVSMPLPSRSVSLLTNPQPSTSQPSSRLSPQNLL, encoded by the exons ATGGCAGCAGGAGGGTACCCCAGGACAGCCTCTCAAGTGAGGGACAAGTTAAACAATCTAAGGAAGAGGTATTTGGAGCTGAAGAGGTCCCTGAGGTCTGGAGATTCTCCACCGGAGTGGAGGCATTGGGAGGCCCTGCATATGCTGTATTCCAGCTCTCCAGCAGGGACTCCCGAAGCATTGGTGGATTCCCTGGTGTCTTC GGAGGTAGCAACAAATGAGGAAGGCACCGGGAGTCCAAGGATGACCTCAGGGACCTCTGCCAGAGGAATGAGGAAGAGACGGCGGAGAGACCCAGCGGAGGCACTGTGGGCAACGCGGGAGGATATCCGAGCAGCTTTGGCGAGGATggaagaaagggaggagaggGCATTGGTGTGCCTTGAGCAAACCGCGGAAGCTGTGAGGAGAGGATCTTTCGTTGTTCCACACCCTTACCCCAGCCCCCCTATATCACTGCCCCCTTCAAGCCCCTCTGTCTCCATGCCTCTTCCCTCCCCCTCTGTCTCCATGCCTCTTCCCTCCCCCTCTGTCTCCATGCCTCTTCCCTCCCCCTCTGTCTCCATGCCTCTTCCCTCCCCCTCTGTCTCCATGCCTCTTCCCTCCCCCTCTGTCTCCATGCCTCTTCCCTCCCCCTCTGTCTCCATGCCTCTTCCCTCCCGCTCTGTCTCACTGCTCACCAATCCTCAGCCCTCTACCTCTCAGCCTTCTTCCAGACTCTCCCCCCAAAATCTCCTTTAG